Proteins encoded within one genomic window of Halococcus salifodinae DSM 8989:
- a CDS encoding IclR family transcriptional regulator, whose amino-acid sequence MTSHPVAAVKLSHDVIELLVDRGRAGVTEVATALDVPKSTAHDHLRTLEQVGDVVNEGGTYRLSMQFLHVGEIARNHHDLFVQGREETLGLFETTDERHHVQLVTVEHGRCALLLASRWQRETLSQQATTYPRHAHLHTNAPGKAIFAHLDEEKVEHVLAEHGLPPRTPATITDETDLATELARIREDGYAVDDGELIAGMTGIAAPIVTDTEVHGSIAVYSTTDQFATDPRDSALVDTVRESADEIRANLIFAQK is encoded by the coding sequence GTGACATCCCATCCCGTCGCAGCGGTCAAGCTCTCTCACGACGTCATCGAGCTACTCGTCGACCGAGGAAGGGCCGGGGTGACCGAGGTCGCCACGGCGCTCGACGTTCCCAAGAGTACGGCTCATGATCACCTCCGGACGCTAGAGCAAGTCGGAGACGTGGTCAACGAGGGTGGAACGTACCGACTGAGCATGCAGTTCCTCCACGTGGGTGAGATCGCCCGCAACCACCACGATCTGTTCGTTCAGGGCCGCGAGGAGACGCTCGGCCTGTTCGAGACCACTGACGAGCGACACCACGTCCAGCTGGTCACGGTAGAACACGGCCGCTGTGCGCTGTTGCTGGCGTCGCGCTGGCAGCGAGAGACCCTTTCCCAGCAGGCGACGACGTATCCGCGTCACGCCCACCTCCACACGAACGCACCGGGAAAAGCGATCTTCGCACATCTCGACGAGGAGAAAGTCGAACACGTCCTCGCCGAACACGGGCTTCCGCCGCGAACGCCCGCCACGATCACCGACGAGACCGACCTCGCCACCGAGCTGGCGCGGATCCGCGAGGACGGCTACGCCGTCGACGACGGGGAGCTGATCGCGGGCATGACGGGCATCGCCGCACCGATCGTCACCGACACCGAGGTCCACGGTTCCATCGCGGTCTACAGCACCACCGACCAGTTCGCGACCGATCCACGGGACTCCGCACTCGTCGATACGGTGCGAGAGTCTGCCGACGAGATACGGGCGAACCTCATCTTCGCCCAGAAGTGA
- a CDS encoding class I adenylate-forming enzyme family protein — MNFANYADAAARNAPEALAVGDRTRSLTFRELSERSDRVADALERRGVETDDRVAVDMPNGVAFVCAYLGAMKCGTVPVPVNTRFTDQQTRYVLSDSDAVGVVTADRRTADREGEPTTHAYADLLDRGASEYDVTPRRSEELAELLYTSGTTGAPKGVYHTHGNLDANANGFINYNEWSREDVALTVCPCFHVTGLNVTTTPFIALEAENHLLEAWDIEAALAAIERYGVTYTFLIPTMVVELLDYEGLDGYDVSSLQALGVGGSPMPKERIDEVERALDCTLLEGYGMTETTPLSAFNHPGSAGRKPGSVGRPATEAVALRIEDPRTGDAVERGARGELLWRGDTVTPRYNKRQVTENNFVERDGERWLASGDIGWMDEDGFLFVVDRIEDMFTTGCGDVSPREIEEVIYEIDPVQKVAIIDTVDDVRGASVTTVVKRRSEGSVSAAEIKRACERELESHEVPDRVEFVDEFPLTATGKIDRGDLRDRFG, encoded by the coding sequence GTGAACTTCGCCAACTACGCCGACGCCGCGGCGCGGAACGCGCCGGAGGCGTTGGCGGTCGGCGACCGGACCCGATCGCTCACGTTTCGGGAGCTCTCCGAGCGATCGGATCGCGTCGCCGATGCGCTGGAGCGACGCGGCGTCGAAACCGACGACCGGGTGGCGGTCGATATGCCGAACGGCGTGGCGTTCGTCTGTGCCTATCTCGGCGCGATGAAATGCGGGACCGTCCCGGTACCGGTCAACACGCGGTTCACCGACCAGCAGACCCGGTACGTACTGTCCGACAGCGACGCGGTCGGCGTCGTCACCGCCGATCGTCGGACCGCGGATCGCGAAGGCGAACCGACGACCCACGCTTACGCCGATCTCCTCGACAGGGGGGCGTCGGAGTACGACGTGACGCCCCGGCGCTCCGAGGAACTGGCCGAATTGCTGTACACGAGCGGAACGACCGGCGCACCGAAGGGCGTCTATCACACCCACGGCAACCTCGACGCGAACGCCAACGGCTTCATCAACTACAACGAGTGGAGCCGTGAGGACGTGGCGTTGACGGTGTGTCCCTGTTTTCACGTGACCGGGCTCAACGTCACCACGACGCCGTTCATCGCCCTAGAGGCCGAAAATCACCTACTCGAAGCATGGGACATCGAGGCCGCGCTGGCCGCGATCGAGCGCTACGGCGTCACCTACACCTTTCTGATTCCGACGATGGTCGTCGAGCTCCTCGATTACGAGGGACTCGACGGGTACGACGTCTCTAGTCTACAGGCGCTCGGCGTCGGTGGTTCACCGATGCCGAAAGAGCGAATCGACGAAGTCGAACGAGCACTGGACTGTACGCTGCTCGAAGGGTACGGCATGACCGAGACGACGCCACTGTCGGCGTTCAACCATCCCGGATCGGCGGGGCGCAAGCCAGGCAGCGTCGGCCGGCCGGCAACCGAAGCGGTCGCCCTCCGTATCGAGGACCCACGAACCGGCGATGCGGTCGAACGTGGCGCACGCGGGGAGTTGCTCTGGCGCGGCGATACGGTCACTCCCCGGTACAACAAGCGTCAGGTCACCGAGAACAACTTCGTCGAACGCGACGGAGAGCGGTGGCTCGCATCCGGTGATATCGGGTGGATGGACGAGGACGGGTTCCTGTTCGTCGTCGACCGGATCGAGGACATGTTCACGACGGGATGTGGGGACGTTTCGCCGCGCGAGATCGAGGAAGTGATCTACGAGATCGACCCCGTCCAGAAGGTCGCGATCATCGATACGGTGGACGATGTCCGCGGGGCGTCGGTGACGACGGTCGTCAAGCGTCGCAGCGAGGGGTCGGTGTCGGCGGCCGAGATCAAGCGCGCCTGCGAGCGGGAACTGGAGAGCCACGAGGTTCCCGATCGGGTGGAGTTCGTCGACGAGTTTCCACTCACTGCGACCGGGAAGATCGATAGAGGGGATCTCCGGGACCGATTCGGGTAG
- a CDS encoding VOC family protein → MITTIEWLALEVKYLDRASAFYRDHLDLDTVVERDDEIALAVGDTDFVLRRPAALPRGGLHTHYALSIPAAEYDAWYDRLAETFDLDEHTFGSARSLYFYDTEGNCVELGETEAAGTGVLGVFEVVLEVADLDRAEAFYTALGMEPVDRGGERRRVRLDAGPFALELWEPQLGIADARGGVHVDLGLGVDDPETTLERVEDRVSAVEPTDEGIRVRDPNGHVLTFV, encoded by the coding sequence ATGATCACGACCATCGAGTGGCTCGCGCTCGAAGTCAAATACCTCGATCGCGCGAGCGCGTTCTATCGTGATCACCTCGATCTCGATACTGTCGTGGAGCGCGACGACGAGATCGCGCTCGCCGTCGGCGACACTGACTTCGTGCTCCGCCGGCCTGCGGCTCTACCGCGCGGCGGCCTCCACACCCACTACGCGCTCTCGATCCCTGCCGCCGAGTACGACGCGTGGTACGACCGACTCGCCGAAACGTTCGATCTCGACGAACACACGTTCGGGAGCGCGCGCTCGCTGTACTTCTATGACACCGAGGGGAACTGCGTCGAACTCGGCGAGACCGAGGCGGCGGGCACAGGGGTACTCGGGGTGTTCGAAGTCGTTCTCGAAGTCGCGGATCTCGACCGTGCCGAGGCGTTCTACACCGCGCTCGGGATGGAGCCAGTCGATCGTGGGGGCGAGCGCCGGCGGGTCCGACTCGATGCCGGCCCGTTCGCTCTCGAACTCTGGGAACCCCAGTTGGGCATCGCCGACGCGCGCGGTGGCGTCCACGTCGACTTGGGACTCGGCGTCGACGACCCCGAGACGACACTCGAACGGGTCGAGGATCGAGTTTCAGCCGTGGAGCCCACCGACGAGGGGATCCGGGTTCGGGATCCGAACGGACACGTACTGACCTTCGTGTGA
- a CDS encoding ribbon-helix-helix domain-containing protein, with amino-acid sequence MTDYTTVSIPKDLADRVEETIEGTSFQSTSDLVRFLLRSIVIQHQKQGELTEAQFDEIAKQLQDLGYLQ; translated from the coding sequence GTGACCGACTACACCACCGTCTCGATCCCGAAGGATCTCGCCGATCGGGTCGAGGAGACCATCGAGGGGACGAGCTTCCAGTCGACCAGCGACCTCGTGCGATTCTTACTTCGGAGCATCGTGATCCAACACCAGAAACAGGGCGAGCTTACTGAAGCTCAGTTCGACGAGATCGCCAAACAGCTCCAGGATCTCGGCTACCTCCAGTAG
- a CDS encoding DUF5789 family protein: MAARPPQDDAEEPDTLAFGIAALDDRLDRADLAFPADESEIVRALDDPDVPYDPSGRSMALSAALEQVTQDRFDSEDELLDALHPVFEERRQSGPSGLLERLRSLF; this comes from the coding sequence ATGGCCGCACGACCGCCACAGGACGATGCCGAGGAGCCCGACACTCTCGCGTTCGGGATCGCCGCGCTCGACGACCGGCTCGATCGTGCCGATCTCGCCTTTCCCGCCGATGAGAGCGAGATCGTCCGAGCGCTCGACGATCCCGACGTGCCGTACGATCCATCCGGCCGCTCGATGGCGCTCTCCGCGGCGCTTGAGCAGGTCACTCAGGATCGCTTCGACTCCGAGGACGAACTACTCGACGCGCTCCATCCCGTCTTCGAGGAACGCCGTCAGTCCGGCCCCTCGGGACTCCTCGAACGGCTCCGATCGCTGTTTTAG
- the aglJ gene encoding S-layer glycoprotein N-glycosyltransferase AglJ, with amino-acid sequence MVDRGEVCVLLPTYEEAATIGDVIAAFRDRGFSNVLVVDGHSTDGTQEIAREHGARVLTQSGRGRGAGKGQAVREGVARADAPYVLLLDGDGTYRPEDADALLEPLLSGEAEHVIGDRYADMADGAMTRLNGVGNRLINRAFQYIHGRDLGDILSGYRAFTTASFERCNPASEGFGIETELAVECVKRGIATTVVPIRYRARPDGSETNLRPVRDGGKILLTLYRLAKTNNPLFYFGSAGGLAGLVGAVVAAYVAIEWVTLGISHEVLAVASAFAIIVGVQLVMFGVLSDMILAINREQTRRFEELVGRRRADRPPSPAPPTQSKADDDDNDSGPTTESGSGRPLVTERGESGDEHHRKRRARNDGGESEAVEPETDGEQPTD; translated from the coding sequence GCGGCGAGGTCTGTGTGTTGCTCCCGACATACGAGGAAGCCGCGACCATCGGCGACGTCATCGCAGCGTTCCGTGATCGCGGTTTCTCGAACGTGCTCGTCGTCGACGGCCACTCGACCGACGGAACACAGGAGATCGCTCGCGAGCACGGCGCGCGCGTCCTCACTCAGTCAGGTCGTGGCCGCGGCGCTGGCAAAGGCCAAGCGGTCCGAGAAGGGGTCGCCCGCGCGGACGCACCGTACGTCCTTCTGCTCGACGGCGACGGCACCTATCGGCCGGAAGACGCCGACGCGCTGCTCGAACCCCTGCTGAGCGGGGAAGCCGAACACGTCATCGGCGATCGGTACGCCGACATGGCCGACGGCGCGATGACCCGGCTCAACGGCGTCGGCAACCGGCTGATCAACCGTGCGTTCCAGTACATCCACGGCCGCGATCTCGGCGACATCCTGAGCGGCTATCGTGCGTTCACGACCGCCTCCTTCGAGCGGTGTAACCCCGCCTCGGAGGGGTTCGGTATCGAGACCGAGCTCGCCGTCGAGTGTGTCAAGCGTGGAATCGCGACCACGGTGGTCCCGATCCGGTACCGGGCGCGCCCCGACGGCTCGGAAACCAACCTCAGACCCGTTCGCGACGGCGGGAAGATCCTCTTGACGCTCTACCGGCTCGCGAAGACCAACAACCCGCTCTTTTATTTCGGCAGTGCGGGCGGTCTCGCGGGGCTCGTCGGAGCCGTCGTGGCCGCGTACGTCGCCATCGAGTGGGTCACGCTCGGGATCTCCCACGAGGTGCTCGCGGTCGCGTCGGCCTTCGCGATCATCGTCGGCGTCCAGCTGGTGATGTTCGGTGTGCTCTCGGACATGATCCTCGCGATCAACCGCGAGCAGACTCGGCGGTTCGAGGAGCTCGTCGGTCGCCGTCGTGCCGACCGTCCACCGTCGCCAGCACCGCCCACACAGTCGAAGGCCGATGACGACGACAACGACAGCGGTCCCACCACCGAGTCGGGTTCCGGCCGTCCGCTAGTCACCGAACGTGGCGAATCGGGGGACGAACATCACCGGAAACGCCGAGCACGAAACGACGGTGGCGAGAGCGAGGCCGTCGAGCCGGAAACGGACGGTGAGCAGCCGACCGACTAA